From Zhongshania aliphaticivorans, one genomic window encodes:
- a CDS encoding TonB-dependent receptor, giving the protein MNNSYIKSSLAIVAGIGLVFPIYSLAANQGSRLIEEVMVTAQKREEDSQDIPIMISAFSSEKLDAMGVESTADLQKVTPGLTFTYAYGYTVIYLRGVGSDAFLPNADPSIATYIDGINIGPSQGKQDTLGAVKRVEVLKGPQGTLFGRNATGGAISIITEDPPEEFGGYFKTEFGNYNARQNQLYLGLPIGDSLGATVSLFESYQDLYGRNEVYGEPGPMRDEFAEGARVKLRWDPADSFAMTLIAAYGNQFSSNSLSQENTRPSPLLGGGVEPDELDRVWHNNDLGGNSTMNELYGGIFEWHPGPVDLKFIYSENYAIVDEAHYDLDSTEKAEAYFYSADQFNDQKTYELQILSNEDTWLSDDIEWVAGLYRLEGEGGFGSLYLTLNAAGVSSALLGLPDFLAPILGPILNSTPDIVLGNGGILTTESNSAYAQATWFTTNWLNVTAGVRYQEEVRGITNSYLDVVSPLAGDPPNEYYKSGDRSQNTRISDFTAPDLEENTVSPRIAVQIFPTENIQLFASAQRGYKSPTYNIVNFFTNPDPVEREEATAFELGIKTDLLDGTLRLNGALFKTEIDGLLTALVAIPSGGVVTFKNAGTGEIEGAEIDFQWQPMPSWNPGLVFTGGATYLDAIYSEYKDGAGFDDDTGLYFGSDSLVGDTSRDFSGNKIVRTPRFSSSVSANQFVSMGDFGDLEFGVDYYYNSGYNTTPQNSPFYEQSQFETWAARISYFYDPLGLQLTGFVNNAKDEEYTQAMVQQDFGRTVTLAPPRTYGLRLKWEFGG; this is encoded by the coding sequence ATGAATAACAGTTACATAAAATCGAGTTTAGCTATTGTGGCGGGAATTGGCTTAGTCTTCCCGATCTACAGTTTGGCTGCTAATCAGGGCAGTCGTCTAATAGAAGAGGTGATGGTTACCGCCCAAAAGCGGGAGGAAGATTCGCAAGATATTCCTATTATGATCAGTGCTTTTAGCAGCGAAAAATTAGATGCCATGGGCGTTGAGTCGACTGCTGATTTACAGAAGGTAACACCTGGTCTCACGTTCACCTATGCGTATGGCTACACCGTAATTTATTTGCGTGGTGTTGGAAGTGACGCGTTTTTGCCAAATGCTGATCCAAGCATCGCCACCTACATCGATGGCATCAATATTGGTCCTAGCCAAGGCAAGCAAGATACCCTTGGCGCGGTTAAGCGTGTCGAAGTACTTAAGGGGCCTCAGGGTACTTTGTTCGGTCGCAATGCTACCGGTGGTGCAATTAGCATTATCACTGAAGATCCACCAGAGGAGTTTGGCGGTTACTTTAAGACCGAGTTTGGCAACTATAACGCCCGCCAAAATCAACTGTACTTAGGTCTGCCAATTGGTGACAGTTTAGGCGCAACGGTGTCTTTGTTTGAAAGTTACCAAGACCTCTACGGCCGTAATGAGGTCTATGGTGAGCCAGGACCAATGCGTGACGAGTTCGCTGAAGGGGCGCGGGTAAAACTGCGTTGGGACCCCGCTGACAGTTTTGCCATGACTTTAATTGCTGCATACGGAAATCAGTTTTCCAGTAACTCATTATCACAAGAGAATACTCGCCCATCGCCGCTATTAGGTGGTGGTGTTGAACCCGATGAGTTGGATCGGGTTTGGCACAACAATGACCTTGGCGGCAACTCAACCATGAATGAGCTTTACGGTGGTATTTTTGAGTGGCATCCGGGTCCTGTTGATCTTAAGTTTATTTACTCTGAGAACTACGCCATTGTCGATGAGGCGCATTACGACCTTGATTCCACCGAGAAGGCCGAGGCGTATTTCTACAGTGCCGATCAGTTTAACGATCAAAAAACCTATGAGCTGCAGATTTTGTCGAACGAAGACACTTGGTTATCAGACGATATTGAGTGGGTTGCAGGTTTGTACCGTTTGGAAGGTGAGGGCGGCTTTGGTAGCTTATATCTCACGCTTAATGCTGCGGGTGTTTCGTCGGCCCTACTGGGGCTGCCAGACTTTTTGGCGCCGATTTTGGGGCCCATTCTAAATTCTACGCCAGACATCGTACTCGGGAATGGCGGTATTCTGACTACAGAGTCGAATTCAGCTTACGCTCAGGCAACGTGGTTTACTACGAATTGGCTGAATGTCACCGCAGGTGTGCGTTATCAAGAAGAAGTGCGCGGGATTACCAATAGCTATTTGGATGTGGTTAGTCCGCTTGCTGGCGATCCACCAAATGAATATTACAAATCGGGTGATCGCTCGCAAAATACGCGTATCTCTGACTTTACCGCGCCAGACCTGGAAGAAAACACGGTTTCGCCGCGTATCGCTGTGCAAATTTTCCCGACAGAGAATATCCAGTTATTCGCGTCGGCCCAGCGTGGTTATAAAAGCCCGACCTACAATATAGTTAACTTCTTTACCAACCCAGATCCGGTTGAGCGAGAAGAGGCAACTGCCTTTGAACTCGGTATTAAAACTGACTTGCTAGACGGCACACTGCGTTTGAACGGTGCACTGTTTAAAACCGAAATTGACGGTTTACTCACCGCCTTGGTTGCTATTCCCTCTGGTGGTGTCGTGACCTTTAAAAACGCGGGTACCGGTGAGATTGAAGGTGCGGAAATTGACTTTCAGTGGCAGCCAATGCCGAGCTGGAATCCTGGTCTAGTGTTTACCGGTGGCGCAACCTACTTAGATGCGATTTATTCTGAGTATAAAGATGGCGCTGGTTTTGATGATGACACTGGCTTGTATTTCGGTTCAGACAGCTTAGTTGGTGATACTTCTCGCGATTTTAGCGGTAATAAGATTGTTCGTACTCCGCGTTTTAGCTCGAGCGTTTCGGCTAACCAATTCGTCAGTATGGGCGATTTCGGCGACCTTGAGTTCGGGGTGGATTACTACTACAACAGTGGCTATAACACCACGCCACAAAACTCGCCTTTTTACGAGCAAAGCCAGTTTGAAACATGGGCCGCGCGTATTTCTTACTTCTACGACCCGCTTGGCTTGCAACTAACTGGGTTTGTGAATAACGCTAAAGATGAAGAGTATACCCAGGCTATGGTACAGCAAGACTTTGGTCGTACGGTCACCTTGGCGCCGCCGCGCACTTACGGCCTGCGCTTGAAATGGGAGTTTGGCGGATAA
- a CDS encoding DUF3820 family protein, with amino-acid sequence MDLEQNPQQLIDAVNQVMPFGKYKGRKLLELPEPYLVWFHKQGFPAGKLGEQLGLMYEIKLNGLEGMLRPLLR; translated from the coding sequence ATGGATCTCGAGCAAAACCCGCAACAGCTGATCGATGCAGTCAATCAAGTCATGCCCTTTGGTAAATACAAAGGCAGAAAATTACTAGAACTGCCGGAACCCTATTTAGTGTGGTTCCACAAACAGGGTTTTCCGGCAGGGAAACTTGGCGAGCAATTGGGCTTGATGTATGAAATCAAACTCAATGGTTTAGAAGGCATGCTCAGGCCCTTGTTACGTTAG
- a CDS encoding TetR family transcriptional regulator: MSRPQKRHRSHSDTVINTRQALLEAVLELISRDKSFDAISLREVTREVGITPGAFYRHFPDMNTLGLELVTTSFSTLRAMLITVRANPIPEELIIRRSVETFITYVRAHRRQFQFIARESFGGVACIREAINDEFKQLEIELARDLSRLVTHDNWSESDLRMLANLMIRSMIQIVNQQLMARPRGEDDDELIALAEKQLRLIALGANSWQSNQNKALSDKTSKTGKR, encoded by the coding sequence ATGAGTCGCCCGCAAAAACGCCACCGCAGCCATAGTGACACTGTAATCAATACCCGACAGGCCTTGCTGGAAGCGGTACTGGAACTCATTAGTCGCGATAAAAGTTTCGACGCCATTAGCCTTCGCGAAGTTACCCGCGAAGTTGGTATTACTCCGGGCGCCTTTTACCGGCATTTTCCCGACATGAACACCCTCGGCCTTGAGCTGGTAACCACCTCCTTCAGCACCCTGCGCGCCATGCTAATCACAGTGCGCGCTAACCCGATACCCGAAGAACTGATTATTCGCCGCTCGGTCGAGACGTTTATTACTTATGTTCGCGCCCATCGTCGTCAGTTTCAGTTTATTGCCCGAGAGAGCTTTGGTGGCGTTGCCTGCATCCGCGAGGCAATCAACGATGAATTCAAGCAGTTAGAAATTGAGCTGGCCCGCGATTTAAGTCGCTTGGTCACCCACGACAATTGGAGTGAGTCGGACTTGCGGATGCTCGCCAACCTAATGATCCGTTCCATGATACAAATCGTGAACCAACAATTGATGGCCAGACCCCGAGGCGAAGACGATGACGAACTCATCGCCCTGGCAGAAAAGCAGCTTCGCCTCATCGCACTTGGCGCAAACTCATGGCAGAGCAATCAAAATAAAGCACTGAGCGACAAGACCAGTAAGACTGGAAAGCGATAA
- a CDS encoding fatty acid desaturase family protein: MNTNTTAMNPALLNAFGAEIEAVKQRALADRGERDARYIKKLVKIHHLLTIGARLSIFASLLFLPASLFGFSIALSIASWPLFWLLFSAGSIGLGIAKILDNMEIGHNIIHGQYDWMGDPRFHSRHYDWDTNCPGDQWAYSHNYEHHTYTNILDKDRDIGYGILRMDPAQKWHPAYLANPIFATLLMLFFDMGVALHGVEIDSLRSGRKTFKDVWPELKLSLRKTAQIWGKDFILYPLLAGPLFPVVLAANVSASVIRNIWSFSIIFCGHFPDGVHSFTEASCENESRGRWYYRQLLGSANLTGGKLFHVMSGNLSHQIEHHLFPDVPAHRYAEMSVEVRQICEKYGLPYNTGPLYSQYATVWVKIFRLALPPRNPTAPQAA, encoded by the coding sequence ATGAATACCAACACCACCGCGATGAACCCAGCGCTACTCAACGCTTTCGGCGCTGAAATCGAAGCAGTAAAGCAGCGCGCCCTCGCCGATCGCGGCGAGCGGGACGCCCGCTACATCAAAAAATTGGTTAAGATTCACCATCTGCTCACCATTGGCGCGCGTCTGAGTATTTTTGCATCGCTGTTGTTTTTACCAGCCTCACTCTTCGGTTTCAGCATAGCCTTAAGCATTGCCAGCTGGCCGCTGTTTTGGCTGCTATTCAGTGCTGGCAGTATTGGCCTGGGTATCGCCAAAATTCTCGATAATATGGAGATTGGCCACAATATTATTCACGGCCAATACGACTGGATGGGCGACCCGCGCTTTCACTCCCGTCATTACGATTGGGACACCAACTGCCCCGGCGACCAATGGGCTTACTCCCACAATTACGAGCACCACACCTACACCAATATTCTCGATAAAGACCGCGACATCGGCTATGGCATATTGCGTATGGACCCCGCGCAAAAATGGCACCCTGCCTATCTCGCTAACCCGATATTTGCCACCCTGCTCATGCTGTTTTTCGATATGGGCGTCGCCCTGCACGGTGTAGAGATCGACAGTCTTCGTTCCGGTCGAAAAACCTTTAAAGACGTTTGGCCAGAGCTCAAATTGTCACTGCGTAAAACCGCACAAATCTGGGGTAAGGACTTCATCCTTTATCCACTACTCGCTGGCCCCTTATTTCCGGTCGTTCTCGCCGCCAATGTCAGCGCCAGCGTCATTCGCAATATATGGAGTTTTTCGATTATATTTTGCGGACATTTCCCCGATGGCGTACACAGCTTTACCGAAGCGTCCTGCGAAAACGAAAGCCGTGGCCGCTGGTATTACCGCCAACTGCTTGGCTCTGCCAACCTTACTGGCGGCAAGCTCTTCCATGTAATGAGTGGCAACCTCTCTCACCAAATTGAGCACCACTTGTTTCCCGATGTGCCCGCCCACCGCTACGCTGAAATGTCGGTTGAGGTTCGCCAAATCTGTGAGAAATACGGTCTGCCTTACAATACTGGACCGCTGTACAGCCAGTACGCCACGGTGTGGGTAAAAATATTCAGGCTAGCACTACCACCCCGCAACCCCACCGCTCCACAGGCCGCTTAA
- a CDS encoding ferredoxin reductase — MKLSTNPSRSTWRRIADSRLINALAAPNGMGRYLEVLNPMWSLDQNRIPAYITAIHRETDESVTLVLAPNGEWPGFRPGQFCQVYIEIDGRLHSRSYSLNRRAGRIAITVKAQADGLVSTQINRQLKVGDLIRLSPPMGEFVLPPQLPGALLMVAAGSGITPIMAMLESVLKQGYKGGITLLYYNRDEANTLFHSRLQALASTHANFSLLPVFSDGTGELSGHFSQRHLLAALSFKNTLSGHTGALSLPECFVCGPEALIQAVSEEYQLLGHGEKFHAERFKAVSSVSGNTEVVGTLAFKHSHCEVSSDSRNLLEQAEAAGLQPQAGCRMGICHSCSCLKTEGSVRNMNSGEISHGEEYIRLCISQPLGDVSLAL, encoded by the coding sequence ATGAAGCTCAGCACGAATCCATCGCGTAGTACCTGGCGTCGAATTGCCGACTCTCGGCTGATTAATGCCCTCGCGGCCCCAAACGGAATGGGCCGCTATTTAGAAGTGCTGAATCCGATGTGGTCGCTGGATCAGAATCGAATTCCGGCCTATATCACGGCAATTCACCGGGAAACCGACGAGTCGGTGACCTTGGTGTTAGCGCCAAATGGCGAGTGGCCCGGCTTTCGCCCCGGTCAGTTTTGCCAGGTGTATATCGAAATTGATGGTCGCCTACACAGCCGCAGTTACTCCTTAAACCGTCGCGCCGGACGCATTGCAATTACCGTAAAGGCGCAGGCAGACGGCCTTGTTTCCACGCAAATTAATCGTCAGTTAAAGGTTGGCGATTTAATTCGCCTTTCACCGCCAATGGGCGAATTTGTGCTGCCGCCACAATTGCCCGGCGCATTGTTGATGGTCGCAGCAGGTAGCGGCATCACACCGATCATGGCCATGCTGGAATCCGTCTTAAAGCAAGGCTACAAGGGTGGTATTACCCTGTTGTATTACAACCGCGATGAAGCGAATACCCTTTTCCATTCGCGCTTGCAGGCACTTGCTAGTACCCACGCCAACTTCTCGCTATTACCGGTGTTCAGCGATGGAACTGGTGAATTGAGCGGGCATTTTAGCCAACGGCATTTACTCGCCGCCCTGAGCTTTAAAAATACGCTTAGCGGCCACACCGGTGCGCTGAGCTTGCCCGAGTGCTTTGTTTGCGGCCCCGAAGCCTTAATTCAGGCCGTTAGCGAGGAGTACCAGCTGCTCGGACACGGCGAGAAATTTCACGCTGAGCGTTTCAAAGCGGTCAGCAGTGTCTCCGGCAATACCGAGGTCGTTGGCACACTGGCCTTTAAACATAGCCACTGTGAAGTCAGCAGCGACAGCCGAAATCTGCTGGAGCAAGCTGAAGCCGCCGGCCTGCAGCCTCAAGCAGGTTGCCGCATGGGGATATGCCATAGCTGTAGCTGCCTTAAAACCGAAGGCAGCGTGCGCAATATGAACAGCGGTGAAATCAGTCACGGTGAAGAATATATTCGCCTGTGTATTTCCCAGCCACTTGGCGATGTCAGCCTCGCCCTATAG
- the nadA gene encoding quinolinate synthase NadA, whose amino-acid sequence MTEQASAQQVVRDHLAKIHEQPQVPAAERVELRDKIKRLLKERNAVLVAHYYTDPEIQALAEETGGCVSDSLEMARFGRDHPASTLVVAGVKFMGETAKILSPEKQVFMPTLEATCSLDIGCPIEEFSAFCDQHPDRTVVVYANTSAAVKARADWVVTSSIALDVVDHLDSEGQKILWAPDKHLGDYVRRETGADVLLWDGACIVHEEFKAQGILDLKKVYPDAAVLVHPESPASVVAIADMVGSTTQIINAARDLPNKQMIIATDQGIFYKLQQLVPDKEFIIAPTAGSGATCRSCANCPWMAMNALDNLAYVLEHGGNEVHVDPALGVQAMKPLTRMLDFAAAKPKS is encoded by the coding sequence ATGACGGAACAAGCTTCTGCCCAGCAGGTGGTTCGCGATCATTTGGCCAAGATTCACGAGCAGCCTCAGGTGCCCGCCGCCGAACGCGTTGAACTGCGAGATAAAATCAAACGCTTGCTGAAAGAGCGCAATGCGGTGCTGGTTGCCCATTACTACACCGACCCAGAAATTCAGGCCTTGGCCGAAGAAACTGGCGGCTGCGTTTCTGACTCGCTGGAAATGGCCCGTTTTGGCCGTGACCACCCCGCGTCGACCTTGGTCGTGGCCGGGGTGAAGTTTATGGGCGAAACCGCAAAAATTTTGTCGCCAGAGAAGCAGGTGTTTATGCCGACCTTGGAGGCAACCTGCTCTTTAGACATCGGCTGCCCGATTGAAGAGTTTTCGGCATTTTGCGACCAGCATCCTGATCGCACCGTGGTGGTGTATGCGAATACGTCTGCTGCTGTAAAGGCGCGAGCCGACTGGGTAGTGACCTCAAGTATTGCGCTAGACGTTGTTGACCATCTCGACAGCGAAGGCCAAAAAATTCTGTGGGCGCCAGACAAACACCTCGGCGATTATGTCCGCCGCGAAACCGGTGCCGATGTATTGCTGTGGGATGGCGCCTGTATTGTTCACGAAGAGTTTAAAGCCCAAGGCATTCTCGATCTTAAAAAGGTCTACCCAGACGCCGCGGTACTGGTGCATCCAGAATCGCCAGCGAGCGTCGTGGCAATTGCGGACATGGTCGGTTCAACCACCCAAATCATTAACGCGGCGCGTGACCTACCGAATAAGCAAATGATCATCGCCACTGATCAAGGTATTTTCTACAAGCTGCAGCAGTTGGTGCCAGATAAAGAGTTCATCATAGCGCCGACCGCTGGTAGTGGCGCGACGTGCCGTAGCTGTGCAAATTGCCCGTGGATGGCCATGAACGCCTTGGATAATCTCGCCTATGTGTTAGAACACGGCGGCAACGAAGTACACGTCGACCCCGCTCTCGGGGTGCAAGCCATGAAGCCGCTCACCCGGATGCTGGACTTTGCCGCGGCCAAGCCCAAGTCTTGA
- a CDS encoding class I SAM-dependent methyltransferase, giving the protein MSSSPAPVFYKTSAACDAMAARLGLDLVKKWLPNSEQLYVFFEQGRLGIGLAPTQRENPVAVDFVHALQHRHPGKELLIKALGGKRPTVVDATAGLGRDSFVMATNGCTVTMCERMPVVAALLEDGLMRANISIDTMDIAARMSLVKSGAADYLEQLSAIDCPDVVYLDPMFPVSGKSALVKKEMRLFHSLVGLDEDSAALLDIALQRARHRVVVKRPPKAPYLAERKPQLSVTGKAVRFDIYPLKAFAK; this is encoded by the coding sequence TTGAGTAGCTCACCAGCACCGGTATTTTATAAAACCAGCGCCGCCTGCGATGCCATGGCGGCGCGCTTGGGTTTGGACCTTGTAAAAAAATGGCTGCCAAACTCAGAACAACTTTATGTTTTTTTTGAACAAGGCCGTCTCGGCATTGGCTTAGCGCCTACGCAGCGCGAGAATCCCGTCGCCGTGGATTTTGTTCACGCTCTGCAGCACCGCCACCCCGGCAAAGAATTATTAATCAAAGCGTTAGGTGGCAAGCGGCCAACGGTAGTTGACGCGACTGCCGGTCTCGGTCGCGACAGCTTTGTGATGGCCACTAACGGCTGCACTGTGACCATGTGCGAGCGCATGCCAGTGGTTGCCGCACTACTAGAAGACGGCTTAATGCGCGCCAATATCAGCATCGACACTATGGATATCGCGGCCAGAATGAGCTTAGTGAAGTCAGGCGCCGCAGACTATTTGGAACAGCTTAGTGCGATAGATTGCCCGGACGTGGTCTACCTCGATCCCATGTTCCCAGTGTCCGGCAAATCAGCATTGGTTAAAAAAGAAATGCGTCTCTTCCACTCGCTGGTAGGTTTAGATGAAGACAGTGCTGCCTTGCTGGATATTGCACTGCAAAGAGCGCGGCACAGAGTCGTTGTTAAGCGCCCACCCAAGGCGCCGTATTTAGCTGAGCGCAAACCCCAGCTCTCGGTGACGGGCAAAGCGGTGCGTTTCGATATTTATCCGCTCAAGGCGTTTGCCAAATAA
- a CDS encoding enoyl-CoA hydratase-related protein: MSKESAPVGVRRLGRVLYITLSRPALKNAINEDMVTTLYRNLREAAQDDSVGAVVLEGSGDAFCAGADIKNLALGAEHTRKYSTEVLLRVGAEAAMLLHEMPKPTIAMIRGPAMGGGLSLALACDFRVADSTASLSYAHTKIALSGDFAAAYFLSKWMGAGKAREFCLLNPVYGAQEAFASGLLSKVCEDSELEADVERLATRLAEGPTNALACIKANLKNAQEMSCENYIAEEIKNFQRCRNSDEHREALKAFIEKREPNFPRQQVRG, encoded by the coding sequence ATGAGTAAGGAAAGTGCTCCTGTCGGTGTTCGTAGGCTCGGACGGGTTTTATACATAACCCTGAGTCGGCCTGCGCTAAAAAATGCGATAAATGAGGACATGGTTACGACACTTTATCGTAATCTTCGCGAAGCCGCCCAAGATGATAGTGTTGGAGCGGTTGTGCTAGAAGGTTCTGGCGACGCCTTTTGTGCGGGCGCTGATATTAAAAATTTAGCCTTGGGGGCGGAACATACCCGTAAATACTCCACTGAGGTGTTATTGCGTGTTGGCGCCGAAGCGGCGATGTTGCTGCATGAAATGCCCAAACCAACCATAGCGATGATTCGCGGTCCGGCAATGGGCGGTGGCTTGTCGCTGGCGCTAGCCTGCGATTTTCGCGTTGCCGATAGCACCGCCAGCTTAAGCTATGCGCATACCAAAATTGCCCTTTCAGGGGATTTTGCGGCGGCCTATTTCTTAAGTAAATGGATGGGAGCCGGTAAAGCTCGCGAGTTTTGCCTATTAAACCCTGTTTATGGTGCGCAAGAAGCCTTCGCCAGCGGTTTGCTCAGTAAGGTGTGCGAGGACTCAGAATTAGAGGCTGACGTGGAAAGGTTGGCAACGCGCTTAGCAGAAGGTCCTACCAATGCCTTGGCCTGTATTAAGGCTAATCTTAAGAATGCGCAAGAAATGAGCTGTGAAAACTATATTGCGGAAGAAATTAAGAATTTCCAGCGCTGCCGTAATAGTGACGAACACCGTGAAGCGCTTAAGGCCTTTATTGAAAAGCGCGAGCCTAATTTTCCTCGTCAGCAGGTTCGGGGCTAG